The following nucleotide sequence is from Nesterenkonia xinjiangensis.
TTACGACCCCGCCCAGGGCTCCTACGAGGCACAGCAGCCCGGCAGCCAGCCCGGATACGCGCAGGGCTACGGTCAGCCCGGTCCCGAGAGCCAGGGAGCTTATGAGCAGCCGCACCAGGGCTACTACGGCCAGCAGGTGCCTCCGGAGCAGGCCGCTCAGTCGGCCGGATCGGCCCAGCCGGCCTACGGGTACGGTCAGCAGCAGGATCCCTATGCCGCCCAGCAGCCGCACTACGGGCAGCAGTACGGCGGCCAGCCCTATGGTCAGCCGTATGAGCAGCAGTATCAGCAGCACTACCCCCAGCCGCCCCAGGCCGGCGCCCCCGGGCATGCGCCTGCCGGCAACTCGGTGGAGGGCAAGGGCTTCATCAGCGCGCTGTTCGACTTCACCTTCCAGAGCTTCGTGACGGTGAAGTTCGCCAAGTTCATCTACATCATCCTGATGGCGTTCCTGGTGCTGGGATGGGTCATCGCCATCATCTCCGGATTCGTGACAGACCCGGTCGTCGGACTGCTCGCGCTGCTGCTCGGCTGGATCCCCGCAGCGATCTACCTGATCCTCATCCGGATCACCCTGGAATTCTTCATCGCGATGATCCGCACCTCGCAGAGCACCGCGGGAGTCAGGGTGGAGATCGAGGAGCTCCGCGGCGAGCTGAGGGACCGCGCCTGACGCCCCTTCGATGACACCTGCCCCGTGCTGAGTCAGCCAACAGGGCACGCGCGACGACGGCGCCCGCCCCCCCCGTGAGGAGGAGCGGGCGCCGTCGTCGTCTGCAGGAGTCTCCGGGACCGGTGCGGGTTCCCGGCTCAGGCCAGGTCGACCACCACGGGGGCGTGGTCCGAGGCGCCCTTGCCCTTGCGTTCTTCACGGTCGATGAAGGCGTGGCCCACACGCTCGGCCAGCGCCGGGCTGGCCAGCACGAAGTCGATGCGCATGCCCTCCTTCTTCGGGAAGCGCAGCTTGGTGTAGTCCCAGTAGGTGTAGACGCCGGGGCCCGGGGTGTGCGGGCGGACGACGTCTGCGTAGCCGGCCTCGAGGAAGCCGCGGAATGCCTCACGCTCAGGCTCGGAGACGTGGGTCAGGCCTTCGTTCCTGAAATAGTCGATGTCCCAGACGTCGTCGTCCTGCGGGGCGATGTTCCAGTCACCCATCAGCGCCACCTGCGCCTGCGGGTCATCGGTGAGCCAGGCGGAGGCGTGCTCGCGCAGCTGCTTCAGCCAGGCCAGCTTATAGGCCATGTGCTCGTCCTCCAGGGCACGCCCGTTGGGCACGTAGAGGCTCCAGATGCGGACGCCGTCGCAGGTGGCGGCGATCGCCCGTGCCTCCTGGATGGGGTCCTTGCCACCCTTGCCGAACACGGGCTGGTCCGGGAAGGTCCGCTCCACGTCGGCCATCCCCACGCGGGAGGCGATGGCTACGCCGTTCCACTGGTTGAGGCCGAAGTGGGCGACGTCGTAGCCGTTGTGCTCGAAGACCTCCCAGGGGAAGTTCTCGTCCTTGCACTTGGTCTCCTGGATGGCGAGGACGTCTGCGTCCGTGCGCTCCAGCCAGGATTCGACCCGGTCAGCCCGGGCCCGCATCGAGTTCACATTCCAGGTCGCGATTCTCACGGGGCAACGCTATCAGCCGACGCTGACGCAAGGCGGGTGCGGCCGGCGACCCTCAGCCCTTCCACCAGGAGTCCTGGATGGTCACCGGCACTGTGCGCTTGTGGCGAGTCGCCAGGTAGCGACGCTCGATCTGCTCGGCGGCGTCCGCGGGGACCTCGCGGCCCTCCAGGTAGTCGTCGATGTCTGCGTAGCTCATGCCCAGTTCGGCCTCGTCCAACTGCCCCGGGCTGTCGTCGAGCAGGTCGGCGGTGGGCGCCTTGGACCACAGGAGCTCATCGGCGCCCAGATGCCGCAGCAGCTGCCGGACCTGGCGCTTGTTCAGTGTGAACAGCGGCAGGACGTCCGCACCGCCGTCCCCGTGCTTGGTGAAGAAGCCGGTGATGGACTCCGCGGCGTGATCGGTGCCGACCACCAGCCCGGCGTGCTCCCCAGCGATCGCGTACTGGGCGGTCATCCGGATGCGGGCCTTGACGTTGCCGCGGTGGTAGTCGGCCATGGGCTGACCCAGCGCCTCCGAGTAGGCGGCATCCAACCCGGCGACCGCCTGGGCGATGTTCACGGTGTGCACGTGGTCCGGGCCGATGAAGTCCACCGCCAGGGCGGCGTCGTCCTCGTCATGCTGCACCCCGTGAGGGAGCCGGACGGCGTGGAACCGCGCCTCATGCCCCTGGGACCGCAGCCTCTCCGCCGCCAGCTGGGCCAGCTTGCCGGCCAGGGTGGAGTCCACCCCGCCGGAGATGCCCAGCACCAGGGAGCGCGCACCGGTGGTGCGAAGATACTCTGCGAGGAACGCCACCCGGCGTTCGACCTCCTCCACGGGGTCGATCTCCGGGCTGACGCCCATCTCTTCGATGATCGAACTCTGCAGCTCACGCATACTGGCGAGTCTACCGATCCCGGTGTCACGCGCATATGACGTGCTCAGGACGCGGCCTCGGCGGTGTCATGGGCGCAGATTAGGGTTGTGCCCCGGGACAAGGGCCAGGCCGCCGGGGCCGCCGAGGGTGTTGAGAGGGGGCATATGACCAGGGCTGAACGCTTCCAGGGCCTGCTGGTGGCCGGCGCGGCACTGCTGGGCCTTGCGCTGGGCACCGTCACGGAGTTCGGGCACCTGGGTGAGCAGGTCGTGCTGCCCGCACTGCTGGTGATGCTGACCGCGGTCTTCTCCCAGATCGACCTCGGACATGTCGGTGAGGTTCGCCGGGCACGGTCGACGGTCGCCGCGAGCCTCGTGCTGAACTACCTCTTCACGCCGGCGCTGGCCTGGGGGCTCGGTGCAGGGCTGCTCGGGGATCAGCCGGACCTGCGCATCGGGCTGCTGCTCCTTCTGGTGACCCCCTGCACCGACTGGTATCTGGTCTTCACCGCGATGGCCCGAGGTCATACCGGCATCGCCGTCGCGCTGCTGCCCGTCAACCTCATCCTGCAGGTGCTTCTGCTCCCGGTCTACGTGCTCCTGCTGGGCGGGGACGCGGCCGCCGTCGAGCCTGCGGCCCTCGTGGGAGCCGTGCTGATCGTCCTGGTCATTCCCCTGACACTGGGATGCGGTCTGCGCTGGGGCGCAGAGCGGAGCAGGGGGCGCCGGTGGCGCGAAGAGCATCTCGACGTCTGGGCCTCCCGGCTGCAGATCCCGCTGCTGTGCCTGGCGGTGCTCGCCATGTTCGCCTGGCAGGCTGACACGATCACCCACAGCGGCGCAGAGCTGCTGCTGCTCCTGCCACCACTGGCGATCTGGTTCGTGCTGCTGCCCCTGCTCGCCACCGGAGTCGGCCTGGCGCTGCGCCTGCCGGGGGGCCAGCGCGTCACCCTGACCATGGTCACCGTGGCCAGGAACTCGCCGCTGGCCCTGGGGATCGCCGTGGGCGCTTTCCCGGACCGGCCGCTGATCGCGCTCGCCCTGGTCATCGGGGCGCTGATCGAGCTGCCGCTCCTCGCCGTGCTGGCACAGATCGTGCGGCAGCGCAGCGATCGATGACTGTCAGCGACCGTCGCCGTGCTCGGGTCCGCCCAGGTGCCGGTGGAAGCAGGACTCCACGGCCTCCCTGTGGTCCGCCGGGGCGACGACGAGAAGCTCGTCGTGGGCTTGCAGCACCGTCGCACCGTCGGGGACGAAGACGGTGTCCTCCCGGATCACCAGAGAGATGTCGGCGTTGTCCGGCAGATCCAGCAGCTCCAGCGTGGTCCCGGCGAGGTGGGACGCTCCGGTCAGCTTGACCTTGAACAGGTCGGCGCGCTGCTCGTCCATCGGGGCCGGTTCGAAGATCACTGCCGTGGTCTCCCCGTCGTCCACCAGCCCGAGCTTCCTCGCCACCCAGGGCAGGGACGGTGCCTGGATGGCGGTGTAGGCGATCACGAACACCAGCACGACGTCGAAAAGCCTGTCCGCATCGTCCAGATGCGCGGCCATGGGCACGGTGGCGAGGATGATGGGGACCGCGCCGCGCAGCCCCGCCCAGGAGAGGAACGCCTGCTCCCGCCAGGGGATGCGGAACCACACGGCGCAGAGCACCACGGCCACCGGACGTACCACGAAGGTCAGGAACAGCCCCGCCACCAGCCCCAGCAGGATGATGTCCCAGGTGATCCTGCTGGGACTGGCGAGCATGCCGAGCATGACGAACAGCCCGATCTGTGCCAGCCAGCCGGTGCCCTCGGCGAAGGCCTGGGTCGCGTGCCGGTGAGGCAGCCGCCCGTTGCCCAGGAACATCGCACAGATGTAGACGGCGGCGAATCCGGAGACGCTGATCTGGGTGGCCACGCCGTAGGCCAGCACGGCCCAGGCCAAGGCGGCGATCGGGTAGAGGCCGGCGGCCGGGAGCGCGAACCGACGGAGCACGAAGACTCCCAGCGCACCCAGTGCGATGCCCAGCATGATGCCGCCGACCAGCTGGGCCATGATCAGCACCGCCACCCCAGGGATGCCGCCGGGCTGCGGTTCGCCGACGGCGGCGGCGGTGGCGGCTGCGACGATCAGCACGGTCGGAGCGTCGTTGAGTCCGGACTCGCCCTCCAGAGTGGAACGGACCCTGGCGGGCAGCGGGATCCCGCGGAGTACGGAGAACACCGCAGCGGCGTCCGTGCCGGCGTTGACCGCGCCGAAGAGCAGCGCCAGGATCAGCGGCAGCCCCAACGCATAGTGCCCGATGACCGTCATCAGCCCGATGGTGACGAGCACGCCGACCGTGGCCAGCACGGCGGCCAGGCCGATGGTGGGGCGGATGTCCTCCCATTTCGTGCTGAGCCCGCCCTCGGCGAGGATCAGTGTCAGCGCCGCGTAGCCGAGCCCCTGGGCGATGACGGCGTCGTCGAATTCGAAGCCGAAGCCCGATTCGCCCAGGATGATCCCGACCAGCAGGAACAGCAGCAGCGCAGGCAGTCCCAACCTCGTTCCCACTCGCACCCCGCCGATGGCTACCAGCATCACCAAGGGGGCCGCGAGCATGAAGAGGTTGATGAGGTCCATGGACTCCATTCTTTCAGCCGAGACGCGGGGCTGGGCGGGCGCGTCACCAGTAGGATGGCCCCATGATCTCGACCACCACCGGCAGCAGCATGGATGTCTCCACTCCCAGCGCCGAGCGCCGGCGGCTGAAGCAGCTCATCAGCGAGCTCGCCGTCGTCCGCGGAAAAGTGACCCTGTCCTCCGGCACAGAGGCCGACTACTACATCGATCTTCGCCGCGTCACCCTCCACCACGAGGCCTCCCGCCTGGTGGGCCGGGTCATGATGCGCCTGCTCGACGACGCCGGCATCGACTATGTGGCCGCTGGCGGCCTCACCATGGGTGCCGACCCGGTGGGCTCGGCCATCATGCACGCCGCCCACGATCAGGGCCGCGCCGTGGACTCCTACGTGGTCCGCAAGCAGCAGAAGTCCTACGGCATGGGCCGCCAGGTGGAGGGGCCCGGGGTGGAGGGTCGCAAGGTCGTGGTGCTCGAGGACACCTCCACCACCGGAGGCTCCGCGCTCACCGCGGTGGAGGCGGTGCGCAACGCCGGGGGCCTGGTGCAGGCTGTGGCGGTCATCGTGGACCGGGACACCGGTGCCCGCGAGCACATCGAGGACACCGCCGGGGTGCCCTACCTCTACGCCTTTTCCAAGTCCGACCTCGGACTCGACTGACCTTCTCCCGACGGCGACCGGGCCACAGTCCGCCGGTGGCGGCCCCGGGTCCCGGACCCGCGGGTGGGTGAAGCACTGACGGACCACTCTGGATGGAGGAAGACCGTGGCCTTCTATAACTCTCGCGCGCAGCTGGTGCCGGACATGCTCTCCGGCCTGCTGTCCACTGCCGCCGTGGATCGGCTCGACACCTCGGACGGCACCGCCGTGCTCGTCCGCCGCGGGCATGACCCGCAGGCCGGGGTCGCGGTGATCAGCGGCGGCGGCTCCGGGCATGAGCCCGCCCACGCCGGGTTCCTCGGCGAGGGGATGCTCACCGCCGCGGTGCCCGGCTCGCTCTTCGCCTCCCCGCCGGTCAGTGCGGTGCTGGAGGCGATCCGCGCGGTCACCGGGACAGCCGGCTGCCTGCTGATCATCAAGAACTACACCGGCGACCGGCTGAACTTCGGGCTGGCCGCCGAGCGCGCCCGCGAAGAGGGCCTGGATGTGCGCACCGTGCTGGTGGCCGACGACGTCGCCCTGCCGGACCTCGATCAGCCCCGCGGACTGGCCGGCACCGTGCTGGTGCACAAGGTGGCCGGGCATCTGGCGGCCTCCGGGGCGCCGTTGTCGGAAGTCGCCGACGCCGCCCAGCGCACGGCGGAGAGTCTGCGCACCATCGGCCTGGCGAAGACTCCCGCGAACCTTCCTGGCGAGGACGTGCCGTCCAGCCGGGGTGCTGAGCTGGGCCTGGGGATCCACAACGAGCCGGGAGCGCGGGAGGTCGTCGTCGACGGCGCCGCCGGGGCCGTGCAGCAGGTCCTCGACGCCCTGGACGCCGACGAGGTCATCCGTGGTGCCGGCCAGGCCGGTGTGGTCGCCATGCTCAACGACCTCGGCGGCTGCTCCCCGCAGGAGGGCCTGGTGCTGACCCACGAGCTGCTGGACCGGCTCGGCCGGGACACCGTCACGCGGTTCATCGGCCCCGCCCGGCTGATGACCTCCCTGGACATGCACGGTTTCTCCGTGACGCTGGCGCCGGCCAGCGAGGAGCTCATCGCCGCGCTGGACGCGCCGACGTCGGCACCGGGCTGGGTGCCGCCGAGCCGACCGCAGGCCCCGCAGTCGGTGGAGGGAGCAGGTACCGCGACCGGTGCCCTGCCGGTGGTCCCCGACAGCGCCGAGGCGCTGGAGCGCACCGCGGACGGCGGGCTGGAGGACGCGGTGGTCGCCGCCTGCCGTGCCCTGGAGTCCGCGCAGACGGAGCTCGACGACCTGGACCGCGCCGCAGGGGACGCCGACGCCGGCACCACCTTCGCCGCCGGAGCACGGGCGGTGCGGGAGCTGGTGGAGTCCGGACAGCTGGGCTTCGCAGACCCCGCGGCCGCGATGCGCAGGATCGCCCGCACCCTGGAGACCGCGATGGGCGGGTCCTCCGGGGTGCTGCTGGCCATCCTCTCCACGGCGGCAGGGCGGGCACTCGACGGTGCAGAGGGTGAGGCCCGCTCCGACTGGTCCTCTGCCCTGCAGTCCGGCATCGAGGCGGTGCAGCACCACGGCGGCGCCGCCGAGGGCGACCGCACCATGCTCGATGCGCTGATCCCCGCGCAGCGGGCGCTCGCCGAGGGTGACGGCGCCGTCGTCCCTGCCCGGGTGGCCGAAGCCGCCGAGTCCGGGGCCGAGGCGACGGCGGCCCTCATCGCCCGGGCCGGTCGCGCCGCCTATGTGCCGGACTCTGCGACGCAGGGCTCCCCGGATGCCGGGGCCGCCGCCGTCGCGAAGCTGGTGCGAGCGCTGGCTGACTCGCTGAGCTGAGTTCCGGGAGGCGTCGAAGCGTCAGAGCTGGCGCTGCCTGAGGGTCGCTCCGCACGCCGGAAGATCCCGCGCTGCGGCAGGACGCACCTGCACCGGGCTCACGCGGCTGCCGCCCGCTGGCGGCGAAGAAGGGCGCCGAACTCGTCGAGGGCGGGACGCTGGACCGCGTAGTAGGCCCAGCGGCCACGCTTGGTGCGGGTGAGCAGCCCCGCGTCCACGAGGATCTTCAGGTGGTGGGAGACGGTGGGCTGGGAGAGGTCGAGCGGTTCTGTGAGGTCGCAGACGCAGGCCTCGCCGTTCTCGGTGTGTTCGATGATCGAGAGCAGCCGCAGCCGCACCGGATCCGCGACGGCTTTGAAGACGGCGGCCA
It contains:
- a CDS encoding DUF4282 domain-containing protein, with translation MTQQPGHPGPGPDDEYTEQNAEETPEGGAGQEGAQPTQPYPESGFPGAQEPIPDPLAEPVSGASAASAPEAGLPYDQQQPEVQQGWDAGQQSHSGAPGQEPVSGQGYDPAQGSYEAQQPGSQPGYAQGYGQPGPESQGAYEQPHQGYYGQQVPPEQAAQSAGSAQPAYGYGQQQDPYAAQQPHYGQQYGGQPYGQPYEQQYQQHYPQPPQAGAPGHAPAGNSVEGKGFISALFDFTFQSFVTVKFAKFIYIILMAFLVLGWVIAIISGFVTDPVVGLLALLLGWIPAAIYLILIRITLEFFIAMIRTSQSTAGVRVEIEELRGELRDRA
- a CDS encoding exodeoxyribonuclease III, producing the protein MRIATWNVNSMRARADRVESWLERTDADVLAIQETKCKDENFPWEVFEHNGYDVAHFGLNQWNGVAIASRVGMADVERTFPDQPVFGKGGKDPIQEARAIAATCDGVRIWSLYVPNGRALEDEHMAYKLAWLKQLREHASAWLTDDPQAQVALMGDWNIAPQDDDVWDIDYFRNEGLTHVSEPEREAFRGFLEAGYADVVRPHTPGPGVYTYWDYTKLRFPKKEGMRIDFVLASPALAERVGHAFIDREERKGKGASDHAPVVVDLA
- the nadE gene encoding ammonia-dependent NAD(+) synthetase, producing MRELQSSIIEEMGVSPEIDPVEEVERRVAFLAEYLRTTGARSLVLGISGGVDSTLAGKLAQLAAERLRSQGHEARFHAVRLPHGVQHDEDDAALAVDFIGPDHVHTVNIAQAVAGLDAAYSEALGQPMADYHRGNVKARIRMTAQYAIAGEHAGLVVGTDHAAESITGFFTKHGDGGADVLPLFTLNKRQVRQLLRHLGADELLWSKAPTADLLDDSPGQLDEAELGMSYADIDDYLEGREVPADAAEQIERRYLATRHKRTVPVTIQDSWWKG
- a CDS encoding arsenic resistance protein; this translates as MTRAERFQGLLVAGAALLGLALGTVTEFGHLGEQVVLPALLVMLTAVFSQIDLGHVGEVRRARSTVAASLVLNYLFTPALAWGLGAGLLGDQPDLRIGLLLLLVTPCTDWYLVFTAMARGHTGIAVALLPVNLILQVLLLPVYVLLLGGDAAAVEPAALVGAVLIVLVIPLTLGCGLRWGAERSRGRRWREEHLDVWASRLQIPLLCLAVLAMFAWQADTITHSGAELLLLLPPLAIWFVLLPLLATGVGLALRLPGGQRVTLTMVTVARNSPLALGIAVGAFPDRPLIALALVIGALIELPLLAVLAQIVRQRSDR
- a CDS encoding potassium/proton antiporter — its product is MDLINLFMLAAPLVMLVAIGGVRVGTRLGLPALLLFLLVGIILGESGFGFEFDDAVIAQGLGYAALTLILAEGGLSTKWEDIRPTIGLAAVLATVGVLVTIGLMTVIGHYALGLPLILALLFGAVNAGTDAAAVFSVLRGIPLPARVRSTLEGESGLNDAPTVLIVAAATAAAVGEPQPGGIPGVAVLIMAQLVGGIMLGIALGALGVFVLRRFALPAAGLYPIAALAWAVLAYGVATQISVSGFAAVYICAMFLGNGRLPHRHATQAFAEGTGWLAQIGLFVMLGMLASPSRITWDIILLGLVAGLFLTFVVRPVAVVLCAVWFRIPWREQAFLSWAGLRGAVPIILATVPMAAHLDDADRLFDVVLVFVIAYTAIQAPSLPWVARKLGLVDDGETTAVIFEPAPMDEQRADLFKVKLTGASHLAGTTLELLDLPDNADISLVIREDTVFVPDGATVLQAHDELLVVAPADHREAVESCFHRHLGGPEHGDGR
- the pyrE gene encoding orotate phosphoribosyltransferase, which produces MISTTTGSSMDVSTPSAERRRLKQLISELAVVRGKVTLSSGTEADYYIDLRRVTLHHEASRLVGRVMMRLLDDAGIDYVAAGGLTMGADPVGSAIMHAAHDQGRAVDSYVVRKQQKSYGMGRQVEGPGVEGRKVVVLEDTSTTGGSALTAVEAVRNAGGLVQAVAVIVDRDTGAREHIEDTAGVPYLYAFSKSDLGLD
- a CDS encoding dihydroxyacetone kinase subunit DhaK; translation: MAFYNSRAQLVPDMLSGLLSTAAVDRLDTSDGTAVLVRRGHDPQAGVAVISGGGSGHEPAHAGFLGEGMLTAAVPGSLFASPPVSAVLEAIRAVTGTAGCLLIIKNYTGDRLNFGLAAERAREEGLDVRTVLVADDVALPDLDQPRGLAGTVLVHKVAGHLAASGAPLSEVADAAQRTAESLRTIGLAKTPANLPGEDVPSSRGAELGLGIHNEPGAREVVVDGAAGAVQQVLDALDADEVIRGAGQAGVVAMLNDLGGCSPQEGLVLTHELLDRLGRDTVTRFIGPARLMTSLDMHGFSVTLAPASEELIAALDAPTSAPGWVPPSRPQAPQSVEGAGTATGALPVVPDSAEALERTADGGLEDAVVAACRALESAQTELDDLDRAAGDADAGTTFAAGARAVRELVESGQLGFADPAAAMRRIARTLETAMGGSSGVLLAILSTAAGRALDGAEGEARSDWSSALQSGIEAVQHHGGAAEGDRTMLDALIPAQRALAEGDGAVVPARVAEAAESGAEATAALIARAGRAAYVPDSATQGSPDAGAAAVAKLVRALADSLS
- a CDS encoding ArsR/SmtB family transcription factor; protein product: MSTTTPADAACCLPTFQGPLTSEEAEPLAAVFKAVADPVRLRLLSIIEHTENGEACVCDLTEPLDLSQPTVSHHLKILVDAGLLTRTKRGRWAYYAVQRPALDEFGALLRRQRAAAA